A region from the Chthoniobacterales bacterium genome encodes:
- a CDS encoding aldolase, translating into MKIYRLNRLFNAKSRRCFDVAIDHGFFNEYGFLSGIENLAAAVTTLVDAAPDAIQLTIGQAPLLQEIAGRQKPSLVLRTDVANVYGKDLPRTLFSRMIENPVEQALRLDATCVVVNLFRIPGEPEVADQCMQNILKIKPDCDRYGMPLMIEPLVFQANAKAGGYMVDGDLEKILPLVRQAVELGADIIKADPTDDVSIYHKVVEIAGRIPVLVRGGGKAPDKEILERTEALIQQGVAGIVYGRNVIQHTNPTGMTKALMAIVHDGATAIEAAKFLN; encoded by the coding sequence ATGAAAATATATCGCCTTAACCGCCTCTTTAACGCCAAGTCCCGCCGCTGCTTCGATGTCGCGATCGATCATGGTTTTTTCAATGAATACGGATTTCTTTCTGGTATCGAAAATCTGGCCGCAGCGGTGACGACGCTGGTGGACGCAGCTCCAGATGCGATCCAGCTAACTATCGGGCAGGCGCCACTTCTCCAAGAGATCGCCGGGCGGCAGAAACCTTCCCTGGTTCTTCGCACGGATGTCGCCAATGTTTACGGGAAAGACTTACCCCGCACGCTTTTTAGCCGCATGATCGAGAACCCGGTCGAGCAGGCGCTGCGGCTCGATGCCACGTGCGTGGTGGTGAATCTCTTTCGCATTCCCGGTGAACCGGAAGTCGCCGATCAGTGCATGCAAAATATTCTGAAGATCAAACCCGACTGCGATCGTTATGGCATGCCTCTGATGATTGAACCATTGGTCTTCCAGGCAAATGCGAAGGCGGGTGGTTACATGGTCGATGGGGACTTGGAAAAAATCCTTCCGCTCGTTCGCCAGGCGGTGGAACTGGGAGCCGACATCATCAAGGCCGATCCGACTGACGATGTGAGTATCTACCACAAAGTCGTGGAGATAGCCGGGCGCATCCCGGTACTGGTGCGTGGTGGCGGCAAGGCTCCGGACAAGGAAATCCTCGAACGCACCGAAGCATTGATTCAACAAGGCGTGGCCGGCATTGTTTACGGGCGCAACGTCATTCAACATACGAATCCAACTGGAATGACAAAAGCTTTAATGGCTATTGTTCACGACGGAGCCACGGCCATCGAAGCCGCAAAATTTCTTAACTAA
- a CDS encoding glycoside hydrolase family 15 protein, translating into MRIEDYGFIGDTQTGALVGKNGSIDWLCVPRFDSGACFAALLGDEKNGCWKLAPTAPHRASQRYRKDTLVLETEFETESGYIRLTDCMPPRGEYPDVVRVVEGVHGEVEIAMKLVLRFDNGLAVPWVFRNGDDLIAIAGPNGMLLRCDVATHGENLSTIATFTLRAGEKKSFVLTWFPSHLQPPEPAHPHRSIIATEKYWRDWTAKCTYEGEWRGQVVRSLITLKALTYGPTGGVIAAATTSLPEKVGGIRNWDYRYVWLRDATFMLYALTLAGYTDEACAWRDWLLRAIAGNVSQMQIMYGPAGERQLPEFELNHLAGYENSRPVRVGNAASEQFQLDVYGEIMDAMYQARRSGLPPNDAFDALQRQLIEAVAARWQEPDEGIWEIRGPRRHFTYSKVMAWVAVDRAVKSGETFGLQGDVAGWRQLRDQIHEAVCAQGYDATRGTFTQFFGSDQLDASLLMIPLVGFLPADDPRVRGTIEAIERTLVVDGFVLRYHPANSASVDGLPPGEGAFLPCSFWLADCLEMLGRHDEARAWFTRLLEICSPLGLLSEEYDPVEKRQVGNFPQAFSHVGLINTALNLSASHGPAEHRCTT; encoded by the coding sequence ATGAGGATCGAGGATTACGGCTTTATCGGCGACACTCAGACCGGCGCGCTGGTGGGAAAAAATGGCTCCATCGACTGGCTTTGCGTCCCGCGATTCGATTCCGGGGCGTGTTTTGCCGCGCTGCTCGGCGACGAAAAAAACGGCTGCTGGAAACTCGCTCCCACCGCCCCGCATCGGGCCAGCCAGCGTTATCGCAAGGACACGCTCGTGCTGGAGACGGAGTTTGAGACCGAGTCGGGTTACATTCGACTCACCGATTGCATGCCGCCACGCGGGGAATATCCCGACGTCGTCCGCGTGGTCGAGGGCGTTCACGGGGAGGTCGAGATCGCGATGAAACTCGTCCTCCGTTTCGACAACGGCCTCGCCGTTCCCTGGGTTTTTCGAAACGGCGACGACCTCATTGCCATCGCTGGTCCCAATGGAATGCTCCTCCGTTGCGACGTGGCAACTCACGGCGAAAACCTCTCCACCATCGCGACTTTCACTCTCCGCGCCGGCGAGAAAAAGAGCTTCGTTCTCACCTGGTTTCCCTCGCATTTGCAGCCGCCCGAGCCCGCGCATCCGCATCGCAGCATCATCGCCACCGAGAAATACTGGCGCGACTGGACGGCGAAATGCACCTACGAGGGCGAATGGCGCGGGCAGGTCGTCCGTTCGCTCATCACGCTAAAAGCGCTCACCTACGGACCGACCGGAGGCGTCATCGCCGCCGCCACCACATCGCTCCCCGAGAAGGTCGGTGGCATTCGCAACTGGGATTACCGCTACGTCTGGCTGCGCGACGCCACGTTTATGCTCTATGCGCTGACGCTCGCGGGCTACACCGACGAGGCTTGCGCCTGGCGCGACTGGCTCCTACGCGCCATCGCTGGCAACGTCTCGCAGATGCAAATCATGTACGGCCCCGCCGGAGAACGACAGCTTCCGGAGTTTGAGTTGAATCACCTCGCCGGCTACGAAAACTCCCGTCCTGTGCGCGTCGGCAACGCCGCCTCGGAGCAATTCCAGCTCGATGTTTATGGCGAAATTATGGACGCAATGTATCAGGCCCGGCGCTCCGGTTTGCCGCCAAATGACGCCTTCGACGCACTGCAACGCCAGCTCATCGAGGCCGTCGCCGCGCGCTGGCAGGAACCTGACGAGGGCATCTGGGAAATTCGTGGCCCGCGCCGTCATTTCACGTATTCCAAAGTCATGGCTTGGGTCGCCGTGGATCGGGCGGTCAAATCGGGGGAAACCTTCGGGCTCCAGGGCGATGTGGCGGGCTGGAGACAACTCCGCGACCAGATTCACGAGGCCGTCTGCGCGCAAGGTTACGATGCAACTCGCGGCACGTTCACTCAGTTTTTCGGCTCCGATCAGCTCGACGCCAGCCTGCTCATGATCCCGCTGGTGGGCTTTCTCCCGGCGGACGATCCAAGGGTGCGCGGCACGATCGAGGCCATCGAACGCACGCTCGTCGTGGACGGCTTTGTCCTGCGTTATCACCCTGCCAACTCGGCGTCCGTCGATGGGCTACCGCCGGGCGAGGGCGCGTTTTTGCCGTGCTCCTTCTGGCTGGCGGATTGTCTGGAAATGCTCGGTCGCCACGACGAGGCACGGGCCTGGTTCACGCGGCTCCTCGAAATTTGCAGTCCACTTGGATTGTTATCAGAGGAATACGATCCCGTGGAAAAACGTCAGGTCGGCAATTTTCCCCAAGCCTTTTCCCACGTCGGGCTGATCAATACCGCGCTCAATCTCAGCGCGTCCCATGGCCCCGCCGAGCACCGCTGCACGACTTGA
- the accB gene encoding acetyl-CoA carboxylase biotin carboxyl carrier protein, translating into MELKDIKSLIDLMKKNDLSVFKMENEGFKITLKKGSDFQPNVTYSAPAPAAPAAPVSAPSAAPAAEAKPVGKEIVSPMVGTFYRSPAPDAPPFVEVGDEVTEDTVVCIIEAMKVMNEIKAECRGTVLEVAAEVGKPVQFGQALFRIK; encoded by the coding sequence TTGGAACTCAAAGACATCAAATCCCTCATCGATCTCATGAAGAAAAACGACCTCTCGGTCTTCAAAATGGAGAACGAAGGCTTCAAGATCACCCTGAAAAAAGGATCGGACTTTCAGCCGAATGTCACGTATTCCGCCCCCGCTCCCGCCGCGCCAGCAGCCCCGGTAAGCGCACCGTCCGCCGCTCCCGCAGCCGAGGCCAAGCCCGTCGGAAAAGAGATCGTCTCGCCGATGGTCGGCACGTTTTATCGCTCGCCCGCACCCGACGCGCCGCCGTTCGTCGAAGTCGGCGACGAGGTCACCGAGGACACCGTTGTTTGCATCATCGAGGCCATGAAAGTGATGAATGAAATCAAAGCCGAATGCCGAGGCACCGTGCTCGAAGTCGCCGCCGAAGTCGGCAAGCCCGTGCAATTTGGTCAGGCGCTATTCCGCATTAAATAA
- the accC gene encoding acetyl-CoA carboxylase biotin carboxylase subunit encodes MFRKILIANRGEIALRVLRACRELGVKTVAVYSEADVDSLHVQLADEAICIGSAPSADSYLKIDRIISAAEIADVDAIHPGYGFLAENAHFAEICESCNIKFIGPKPATIRAMGDKATARANAIAAGVPISPGSDGIVETEDEARAVVKRIGFPVMIKAVAGGGGRGMRMAHNEVSLIQGFHAARMEADKAFGNPAVYIEKLIVNPHHIEFQIMADSHGQVIHLGERDCSIQRRNQKVVEECPSPLMTPELRKKMGDSAVALAKTVGYENAGTMEFLVDDNGGFYFMEMNTRIQVEHPVTEEVYGCDLVKEQILIAAGEHLSEHVVNATPRAHAIECRINAEDPAHNFQPSPGKIELYYAPGGRGVRIDSHVYAGYSIPPNYDSMIGKLITIGANRHNAVLRMQRALSEYIVSGIKTTIPFQLEIMKNPDFLRGTYDTGFIEKMLGNKLVR; translated from the coding sequence ATGTTTCGCAAAATCCTGATCGCCAATCGTGGCGAAATCGCCCTGCGAGTCCTGCGGGCCTGCCGCGAACTCGGCGTCAAAACCGTCGCCGTTTACTCTGAAGCGGACGTCGATTCGCTCCACGTTCAGCTGGCCGACGAGGCGATTTGCATCGGCTCGGCACCGAGCGCGGATAGTTATTTGAAGATCGACCGCATCATCAGCGCGGCGGAAATCGCCGACGTCGATGCGATCCATCCGGGTTACGGTTTTCTGGCGGAGAACGCCCATTTCGCGGAGATCTGCGAGAGCTGCAACATCAAATTCATCGGGCCCAAACCCGCCACCATCCGCGCGATGGGCGACAAGGCCACGGCCCGTGCCAACGCCATCGCCGCCGGCGTCCCCATTTCTCCCGGCAGCGACGGGATCGTCGAGACCGAGGACGAGGCTCGCGCCGTGGTCAAGCGCATTGGTTTCCCCGTCATGATCAAGGCGGTCGCCGGCGGCGGCGGGCGCGGGATGCGCATGGCTCACAACGAAGTCAGCCTCATCCAAGGTTTCCATGCCGCTCGCATGGAGGCCGACAAAGCCTTCGGAAATCCGGCGGTTTATATCGAGAAATTGATCGTCAACCCGCACCACATCGAGTTCCAAATCATGGCTGACTCGCATGGGCAGGTCATCCATTTGGGCGAGCGCGATTGCTCCATCCAGCGCCGCAACCAGAAAGTCGTCGAGGAATGTCCCTCGCCGCTGATGACTCCCGAATTGCGCAAGAAAATGGGCGATTCCGCCGTCGCGCTGGCCAAAACCGTTGGCTACGAAAACGCCGGCACCATGGAGTTTCTCGTCGATGACAACGGCGGCTTCTACTTCATGGAAATGAACACCCGCATCCAAGTCGAGCACCCGGTCACCGAGGAAGTCTATGGCTGCGACCTCGTGAAGGAGCAGATCCTCATCGCGGCGGGCGAACACCTTTCCGAGCACGTCGTCAACGCCACCCCACGTGCGCACGCCATCGAATGCCGCATCAACGCCGAGGACCCGGCGCACAATTTCCAGCCTTCGCCGGGCAAGATCGAACTCTACTACGCCCCGGGCGGACGCGGCGTCCGCATCGACTCCCACGTCTATGCCGGCTACTCGATCCCGCCAAATTACGACTCGATGATCGGCAAGCTCATCACGATTGGCGCCAACCGGCACAACGCCGTCCTACGGATGCAGCGGGCGCTCAGCGAATACATCGTCAGCGGCATCAAGACCACCATCCCGTTCCAGCTCGAGATCATGAAAAACCCGGATTTCCTCCGGGGCACCTACGACACCGGCTTCATCGAGAAGATGCTCGGCAACAAGCTCGTCCGCTAG
- the thiE gene encoding thiamine phosphate synthase: MTLARATLYGILDLGYIAVSQTADFARKMIAGGVDVVQLRAKKLSSEEFAQIAMELVPLFQAADIPFILNDHPELVESTGASGAHVGQDDLSVAEARQLAGPGAIIGKSTHSVAQAIAGAAEADYIGFGPLFATPTKPDYTPVGLDDIRTIHESTETPIFCIGGIKLDNLPTVLSAGARRVVIVSGLLQAPDVVTYCRAVRQLLPEL; the protein is encoded by the coding sequence ATGACTCTGGCCCGCGCCACGCTCTACGGAATTTTAGATTTGGGTTACATCGCGGTCTCCCAGACCGCTGACTTCGCCCGAAAAATGATCGCCGGCGGCGTCGATGTCGTTCAACTCCGGGCCAAGAAACTCTCGTCCGAAGAGTTCGCCCAGATTGCGATGGAACTCGTCCCGCTTTTTCAAGCTGCCGACATCCCCTTCATCCTCAACGACCACCCGGAACTCGTCGAAAGCACTGGCGCGAGCGGCGCGCATGTCGGACAAGACGACCTCAGCGTCGCCGAAGCCCGCCAGCTCGCCGGCCCCGGCGCGATCATTGGGAAATCCACCCACTCCGTCGCCCAAGCCATCGCTGGAGCCGCAGAAGCGGATTACATCGGATTTGGCCCCCTCTTCGCCACCCCCACCAAGCCCGATTACACCCCCGTCGGACTCGACGACATCCGCACCATCCACGAATCGACTGAAACTCCGATCTTCTGCATCGGCGGCATCAAACTGGACAATCTCCCCACCGTTCTCTCCGCTGGCGCGCGTCGCGTCGTCATCGTCTCTGGCCTCCTCCAAGCCCCGGACGTCGTTACCTATTGCCGCGCCGTCAGACAGCTTCTGCCAGAACTCTGA
- a CDS encoding PfkB family carbohydrate kinase, with protein MSILIVGSIALDSVITPVEKHDDLLGGSASYAAVSASFFSPVNLVGIVGADFPPAHLNFFRSRKIDLAGLEKAEGETMRWTGEYEWDLNVRHTRSIALNVFETYAPTIPVAYQKPEIVLLANIAPSLQSHVLDQIERPRFIIADTMDLWINIAHGDLLTLLQRVDLLILNDSEARLLTQETSLIRAGKKIQALGPKYVAIKKGEHGCLLFGEEEFFSCGAYPLEDIHDPTGAGDCFAGGFAGYLNSLSVEKITFQEMKRAVVYGSVMASFNVEAFSLERLRTLDFGKIEERYRMFRAMTQFEQI; from the coding sequence ATGTCCATTTTGATTGTTGGTTCCATTGCGCTCGATTCGGTGATTACTCCCGTGGAAAAGCACGACGATCTGCTCGGCGGGTCGGCGTCGTATGCGGCGGTGTCGGCAAGTTTCTTTTCCCCGGTGAATCTGGTGGGAATCGTGGGGGCGGATTTCCCTCCGGCGCATCTGAATTTTTTCCGCTCGCGGAAGATCGATCTGGCGGGGTTGGAGAAGGCGGAGGGCGAGACGATGCGCTGGACGGGCGAATACGAGTGGGACTTGAATGTGCGCCACACGCGCTCGATCGCGCTGAATGTATTTGAGACGTATGCGCCGACGATTCCCGTTGCGTATCAGAAGCCGGAGATCGTGCTGCTGGCAAACATCGCGCCGTCGTTGCAATCGCATGTGCTGGATCAGATCGAGCGTCCCCGGTTCATTATTGCCGACACGATGGATCTCTGGATCAACATCGCGCACGGCGATCTGCTGACGCTGTTGCAGCGGGTGGATCTCCTGATTTTAAATGACAGCGAGGCGCGGCTGCTGACGCAGGAGACGAGTCTGATTCGAGCCGGGAAGAAGATTCAGGCGCTGGGGCCGAAGTATGTGGCGATCAAGAAGGGCGAGCACGGCTGTCTGCTTTTCGGAGAGGAGGAATTCTTCAGTTGCGGGGCATATCCGTTGGAGGACATCCACGATCCGACGGGCGCGGGCGACTGTTTTGCAGGTGGGTTTGCGGGGTATCTGAATAGTCTGTCGGTGGAGAAGATCACGTTTCAGGAGATGAAACGGGCGGTGGTTTACGGCAGTGTGATGGCAAGTTTCAACGTGGAGGCGTTCAGTCTGGAGCGTCTGCGGACGCTGGACTTTGGGAAGATCGAGGAGCGTTACCGGATGTTCCGAGCAATGACGCAGTTTGAGCAGATCTAG
- a CDS encoding serine hydrolase domain-containing protein yields MDIAPELELLFEENFTELGELGASVSIWREGREILSLAAGFQDRQKTQPWTADTPVLIWSATKALAAGTLLAVLEEEDIELERHVADFWPQFAAAGKREITLAQLLSHQAGLPGLLDSAISVFDHEAVCNALANQTPLWKPGEFHGYHTRTFGFLLDELVRRLTSQPLGAMWRTIFGDPMELDLWIGLPAERLDSIAPVFPARNSGGLPDNAFWRAMAAPDSLTRLAFSTPAGLASIASMNTPAARLASLPAIGGIGTAHALGKWYAMLANGGEMDGQRYFSPETIAQMSRILSQGDDRVTLEHTAFSCGFMLDPIDANGMKLRSLYGPSPRAFGHPGAGGSHAFADPENGLAFAYVMNQMELGIFPNAKSLRLVDALYALYSR; encoded by the coding sequence ATGGACATCGCGCCCGAACTCGAATTGCTTTTCGAGGAAAATTTTACCGAACTCGGCGAACTCGGTGCATCCGTTTCCATCTGGCGCGAGGGCCGCGAAATCCTCTCGCTCGCCGCTGGTTTCCAGGATCGCCAGAAAACCCAGCCATGGACCGCCGACACCCCCGTTCTCATCTGGTCGGCGACCAAAGCTCTCGCCGCTGGGACGTTACTCGCGGTTTTGGAGGAGGAAGACATCGAGTTGGAGCGCCATGTCGCCGACTTCTGGCCACAGTTCGCCGCCGCTGGGAAAAGGGAAATCACTCTTGCCCAACTCCTTTCGCATCAGGCCGGATTGCCCGGGCTGCTCGATTCGGCGATCTCCGTTTTTGACCACGAAGCCGTTTGCAATGCACTGGCCAATCAGACCCCCCTCTGGAAACCGGGCGAGTTCCATGGGTATCACACGCGCACCTTCGGGTTTTTGCTGGATGAACTCGTTCGCCGCCTCACAAGCCAGCCTTTGGGCGCGATGTGGCGAACCATCTTCGGCGATCCCATGGAACTCGACCTCTGGATCGGACTTCCCGCGGAACGCCTCGATTCCATCGCCCCGGTTTTTCCAGCCCGCAACTCCGGCGGCCTGCCCGACAACGCCTTCTGGCGCGCCATGGCCGCCCCCGATTCGCTCACCCGGCTCGCCTTTTCCACGCCGGCCGGACTCGCCAGCATCGCTTCCATGAACACCCCGGCGGCGCGCCTCGCCTCGCTCCCGGCCATTGGCGGCATCGGCACCGCGCATGCCTTGGGGAAATGGTACGCCATGCTCGCCAATGGCGGCGAAATGGACGGTCAGCGCTATTTTTCTCCAGAAACCATCGCTCAAATGAGCCGCATCCTTTCCCAAGGCGACGACCGCGTGACCCTCGAGCACACCGCCTTTTCCTGCGGCTTCATGCTCGACCCGATCGACGCCAATGGAATGAAACTCCGCTCACTTTACGGACCATCGCCGCGCGCGTTCGGTCACCCCGGAGCGGGCGGGAGCCACGCCTTTGCCGACCCGGAAAACGGCCTCGCCTTTGCCTACGTCATGAATCAAATGGAACTCGGCATCTTTCCCAACGCCAAATCCCTCCGCCTCGTCGATGCCCTCTACGCCCTCTACTCGCGCTAG
- a CDS encoding R3H domain-containing nucleic acid-binding protein, translating into MNPKDTLDTMLGYLGFAFEITETPDEHGTNLQVYTHESRLLIGRNGETLENLQILVNKVCQAKDKNAPKVHLDIEHYRSMRDDKLVARAQLMAETVRRTGRTVTLDPMNAYDRRLIHNAFKDDPFVKSESPQGNIPVKRITLRRR; encoded by the coding sequence ATGAATCCGAAAGACACCCTCGACACCATGCTGGGTTATCTAGGATTCGCCTTCGAGATCACCGAAACGCCCGACGAGCACGGCACGAATCTGCAAGTTTACACCCACGAGAGTCGGCTCCTGATCGGGCGCAACGGGGAGACGCTGGAAAACCTGCAAATCCTCGTCAACAAAGTCTGCCAGGCCAAAGACAAGAACGCGCCCAAAGTCCACCTCGACATCGAGCATTACCGCTCCATGCGCGACGACAAACTGGTCGCACGGGCGCAGTTGATGGCGGAAACCGTTCGACGCACCGGTCGCACGGTAACTCTTGATCCCATGAACGCCTACGACCGGCGCCTCATCCACAACGCGTTCAAGGACGATCCATTCGTCAAAAGTGAGAGCCCGCAGGGCAACATTCCGGTGAAGCGGATCACGCTCCGCCGTCGCTGA
- the yidC gene encoding membrane protein insertase YidC yields the protein MDRKAWIIIILCLGGLFWSQYEVQKQAKAYQSAQAQLAAEKAKTAAAQPTPLVSNSTPAIAGAVTAVSESPTTLVLPATTHQLHTPLAEYTFTSAGGLQSVELLGHKGETGGHVVINGTSDVPICVIADEPGKWSKTSETVKEVSEKAITLESILPSGVQIRKTFTLGKSDVVKDDYQLKYDVTFSNPGVAKLDVKPWYVSTGAAAPIHERDQPRYISFDYQAGAKTIYKNITNFEAGRIPLIGIQTSPEKPEIREAAATGILWAGTKNQYFSTMLQPLGDLRGDSIWTSRYALPQKTPDAPKHYAITGALGFPAFSLAPGESKTQSFTFYAGPKEYSRLKTLGNEQEGVMEFGFFGFFSSTLLQAMNWIHGFVKNYGIAIIVLTLIIKTALWTIQNKSMKSMKKMSLLAPKMNELKVKYKDDPTRMNTEVMKLYKDYGVNPFAGCLPMLVQMPVFFGFYSMLAVAVELRNSSFLWVNDLSQPDTVAHLGSIPINVFPLVMAVTMLWQMQLTPKTGDSSQQKIFMFMPIFFLFICYNYASALALYWTVQNIFSIVQLYLTRNAPLPELVKVNSVPANAKLAKAKR from the coding sequence ATGGACCGTAAAGCCTGGATCATCATCATTCTCTGCCTCGGAGGCCTTTTCTGGTCGCAATACGAGGTGCAAAAACAGGCCAAGGCCTACCAGTCCGCCCAAGCCCAACTAGCTGCGGAAAAAGCCAAAACGGCCGCCGCGCAGCCAACGCCGCTTGTTTCCAATTCGACGCCAGCCATCGCGGGAGCGGTGACCGCCGTTTCTGAGTCGCCTACGACTCTCGTTCTGCCCGCGACGACGCATCAACTCCACACGCCGCTGGCCGAATACACCTTCACCAGCGCAGGCGGCTTGCAAAGCGTCGAACTCCTCGGTCACAAAGGCGAAACTGGCGGCCACGTCGTCATCAACGGCACGTCTGATGTGCCGATCTGCGTGATTGCCGACGAACCCGGCAAATGGTCGAAAACTAGCGAGACCGTCAAGGAAGTGAGCGAGAAAGCGATCACACTCGAATCCATTTTGCCCTCGGGCGTGCAGATTCGGAAGACGTTCACCCTCGGGAAATCGGACGTGGTGAAGGACGACTACCAACTCAAATACGACGTTACATTTTCTAACCCCGGCGTGGCCAAGCTCGACGTGAAGCCGTGGTATGTGAGCACCGGAGCGGCGGCACCGATTCATGAGCGCGACCAGCCGCGTTACATCAGCTTTGATTATCAGGCCGGTGCCAAGACGATCTACAAAAACATCACCAACTTTGAGGCGGGTCGCATTCCACTCATCGGCATCCAGACTTCACCCGAAAAACCCGAAATTCGTGAGGCAGCCGCCACCGGCATTCTCTGGGCGGGAACGAAGAACCAATACTTCAGCACCATGCTACAGCCGCTCGGCGATTTGCGCGGCGACAGCATCTGGACCAGCCGCTATGCGCTGCCGCAAAAAACGCCAGATGCGCCGAAACATTACGCCATCACCGGCGCGCTCGGCTTTCCGGCGTTCTCCCTCGCACCCGGCGAGAGCAAGACACAGTCCTTCACATTTTACGCCGGTCCGAAGGAATACAGTCGCCTGAAAACGCTCGGCAACGAGCAGGAGGGCGTCATGGAATTTGGCTTCTTTGGTTTCTTCAGCAGCACCCTGCTCCAGGCGATGAACTGGATTCACGGCTTCGTCAAAAATTACGGCATCGCCATCATTGTCCTCACGCTCATCATCAAAACCGCTCTCTGGACCATCCAGAACAAGTCGATGAAATCGATGAAGAAAATGTCCCTGCTCGCTCCGAAAATGAACGAGCTGAAAGTGAAATATAAGGACGACCCGACCCGGATGAACACCGAGGTGATGAAGCTCTACAAGGATTATGGCGTCAATCCATTCGCCGGCTGCCTCCCGATGCTGGTGCAAATGCCGGTTTTCTTTGGCTTCTATTCCATGCTCGCCGTCGCCGTGGAACTGCGAAACAGCAGTTTCCTCTGGGTGAACGACCTTTCCCAGCCCGACACCGTCGCCCATTTGGGTTCCATTCCGATCAACGTCTTCCCGCTCGTCATGGCAGTCACAATGCTCTGGCAAATGCAACTCACGCCGAAAACAGGAGATTCCTCACAGCAGAAAATCTTCATGTTCATGCCGATTTTCTTTCTGTTTATCTGCTACAACTACGCTTCCGCGCTTGCACTTTACTGGACAGTTCAGAATATATTCTCCATCGTGCAGTTGTATCTCACTCGCAACGCACCGCTGCCCGAGCTCGTGAAAGTCAACTCGGTGCCAGCCAACGCCAAACTCGCCAAAGCCAAACGTTAA
- the yidD gene encoding membrane protein insertion efficiency factor YidD, translating into MTARSPLRLALALYKRTLSPLLAALIGGGCRFTPTCSEYAVEAVETHGFLRGSWLGVCRICRCQPWGGSGYDPVPPKNPPGKKHSNQAGCQHCQSTQSSST; encoded by the coding sequence ATGACCGCCCGCAGCCCACTCCGCCTGGCTCTCGCTCTTTACAAGCGGACGCTTTCGCCCTTGCTTGCGGCGCTGATCGGCGGCGGCTGCCGTTTCACACCGACTTGCAGCGAATACGCCGTCGAGGCCGTGGAAACGCATGGTTTTCTCCGTGGAAGCTGGCTCGGCGTGTGCCGCATTTGCCGTTGCCAACCGTGGGGCGGATCGGGTTATGATCCCGTCCCTCCAAAAAATCCCCCAGGCAAAAAACACTCGAATCAAGCTGGCTGCCAGCACTGTCAATCAACTCAATCCTCTTCAACTTAA
- the rnpA gene encoding ribonuclease P protein component, protein MDNTFPKSRRLTLSGEFRQVRERGVAQHSKLMVLSVLQPAPDVSLRIGFITSKRAGSAVERNQLRRRLREIFRLHQHQLAPNTWVVTIARHPAKLASYQRLESDWLQLARRASILCDS, encoded by the coding sequence GTGGACAACACATTTCCCAAGTCCCGCCGCCTGACTCTCTCGGGAGAGTTTCGCCAAGTCCGGGAACGCGGCGTGGCCCAGCATTCCAAGCTCATGGTGCTGTCGGTCCTGCAACCCGCGCCCGATGTGTCGCTCCGCATCGGATTTATCACCTCGAAACGCGCTGGCTCGGCGGTCGAGCGCAATCAGCTTCGCCGCCGCCTGCGCGAAATCTTTCGTTTGCATCAGCATCAGCTCGCGCCGAACACCTGGGTCGTGACCATCGCGCGGCATCCGGCCAAGCTCGCCTCCTACCAGCGGCTGGAAAGTGACTGGTTGCAGCTCGCCCGACGCGCCTCTATCCTCTGCGACTCATGA